In Grus americana isolate bGruAme1 chromosome 26, bGruAme1.mat, whole genome shotgun sequence, a single window of DNA contains:
- the TIA1 gene encoding cytotoxic granule associated RNA binding protein TIA1 isoform X3, whose translation MATGKSKGYGFVSFFNKWDAENAIQQMGGQWLGGRQIRTNWATRKPPAPKSTYESNAKQLSYDDVVNQSSPSNCTVYCGGVTSGLTEQLMRQTFSPFGQIMEIRVFPDKGYSFVRFNSHESAAHAIVSVNGTTIEGHVVKCYWGKETPDMISPVQQNQIGYPPAYGQWGQWYGNAQIGQYVPNGWQVPAYGMYGQAWNQQGFNQTQSSAAWMGANYGVQAPQGQNGSVIPNQTGYRVAGFETP comes from the exons ATGGCGACAGGAAAATCTAAAGGATACGGCTTCGTTTCCTTCTTCAATAAATGG GACGCAGAGAACGCGATTCAGCAGATGGGTGGTCAGTGGCTCGGCGGAAGGCAAATCAGAACGAACTGGGCGACAAGAAAACCTCCGGCTCCAAAGAGTACATACGAAT CAAACGCCAAACAACTGTCTTACGACGACGTGGTCAACCAGTCTAGTCCAAGCAACTGCACAGTGTACTGTGGCGGTGTTACTTCGGGACTGACAG AACAGCTAATGCGCCAGACCTTTTCTCCCTTCGGGCAGATCATGGAAATCCGAGTCTTCCCGGATAAAGGCTACTCCTTTGTACG GTTTAATTCTCACGAGAGTGCCGCGCATGCCATCGTTTCCGTCAACGGAACCACCATAGAGGGACACGTAGTGAAGTGCTACTGGGGCAAGGAAACACCAGACATGATCAGTCCTGTCCAGCAG AACCAGATCGGTTACCCGCCGGCGTACGGGCAGTGGGGCCAGTGGTACGGCAATGCCCAGATCGGGCAGTACGTGCCCAATGGCTGGCAGGTCCCTGCCTACGGCATGTACGGGCAAGCGTGGAACCAGCAGGGCTTTAA TCAGACGCAGTCTTCGGCGGCGTGGATGGGCGCCAACTACGGCGTGCAGGCGCCGCAGGGGCAGAACGGGAGTGTGATACCCAACCAGACGGGATACCGCGTGGCGGGCTTCGAAACGCcctga
- the TIA1 gene encoding cytotoxic granule associated RNA binding protein TIA1 isoform X1, translated as MEDEMPKTLYVGNLSRDVTEALILQLFSQIGPCKNCKMIMDTAGNDPYCFVEFYEHRHAAAALAAMNGRKIMGKEVKVNWATTPSSQKKDTSSSTVVNTQRSQDHFHVFVGDLSPEITTEDIKAAFAPFGRISDARVVKDMATGKSKGYGFVSFFNKWDAENAIQQMGGQWLGGRQIRTNWATRKPPAPKSTYESNAKQLSYDDVVNQSSPSNCTVYCGGVTSGLTEQLMRQTFSPFGQIMEIRVFPDKGYSFVRFNSHESAAHAIVSVNGTTIEGHVVKCYWGKETPDMISPVQQNQIGYPPAYGQWGQWYGNAQIGQYVPNGWQVPAYGMYGQAWNQQGFNQTQSSAAWMGANYGVQAPQGQNGSVIPNQTGYRVAGFETP; from the exons ATACGTGGGGAACCTGTCAAGAGACGTGACCGAAGCTCTAATCCTCCAGCTGTTCAGCCAGATTGGACCAtgcaaaaactgcaaaatgatAATGGAT ACAGCTGGAAACGATCCGTACTGTTTTGTGGAGTTCTATGAGCACCGGCATGCGGCTGCAGCACTGGCTGCTATGAATGGCCGGAAGATAATGGGTAAG GAGGTCAAAGTGAATTGGGCGACGACCCCCAGCAGCCAGAAGAAAGATACCAGCA GTAGTACCGTTGTCAACACACAGCGTTCACAAG accATTTCCATGTCTTTGTCGGAGACCTCAGTCCAGAAATTACAACTGAAGAcataaaagcagcttttgcGCCGTTTGGAAGAATATC aGACGCGCGTGTGGTTAAGGACATGGCGACAGGAAAATCTAAAGGATACGGCTTCGTTTCCTTCTTCAATAAATGG GACGCAGAGAACGCGATTCAGCAGATGGGTGGTCAGTGGCTCGGCGGAAGGCAAATCAGAACGAACTGGGCGACAAGAAAACCTCCGGCTCCAAAGAGTACATACGAAT CAAACGCCAAACAACTGTCTTACGACGACGTGGTCAACCAGTCTAGTCCAAGCAACTGCACAGTGTACTGTGGCGGTGTTACTTCGGGACTGACAG AACAGCTAATGCGCCAGACCTTTTCTCCCTTCGGGCAGATCATGGAAATCCGAGTCTTCCCGGATAAAGGCTACTCCTTTGTACG GTTTAATTCTCACGAGAGTGCCGCGCATGCCATCGTTTCCGTCAACGGAACCACCATAGAGGGACACGTAGTGAAGTGCTACTGGGGCAAGGAAACACCAGACATGATCAGTCCTGTCCAGCAG AACCAGATCGGTTACCCGCCGGCGTACGGGCAGTGGGGCCAGTGGTACGGCAATGCCCAGATCGGGCAGTACGTGCCCAATGGCTGGCAGGTCCCTGCCTACGGCATGTACGGGCAAGCGTGGAACCAGCAGGGCTTTAA TCAGACGCAGTCTTCGGCGGCGTGGATGGGCGCCAACTACGGCGTGCAGGCGCCGCAGGGGCAGAACGGGAGTGTGATACCCAACCAGACGGGATACCGCGTGGCGGGCTTCGAAACGCcctga
- the TIA1 gene encoding cytotoxic granule associated RNA binding protein TIA1 isoform X2, which produces MEDEMPKTLYVGNLSRDVTEALILQLFSQIGPCKNCKMIMDTAGNDPYCFVEFYEHRHAAAALAAMNGRKIMGKEVKVNWATTPSSQKKDTSNHFHVFVGDLSPEITTEDIKAAFAPFGRISDARVVKDMATGKSKGYGFVSFFNKWDAENAIQQMGGQWLGGRQIRTNWATRKPPAPKSTYESNAKQLSYDDVVNQSSPSNCTVYCGGVTSGLTEQLMRQTFSPFGQIMEIRVFPDKGYSFVRFNSHESAAHAIVSVNGTTIEGHVVKCYWGKETPDMISPVQQNQIGYPPAYGQWGQWYGNAQIGQYVPNGWQVPAYGMYGQAWNQQGFNQTQSSAAWMGANYGVQAPQGQNGSVIPNQTGYRVAGFETP; this is translated from the exons ATACGTGGGGAACCTGTCAAGAGACGTGACCGAAGCTCTAATCCTCCAGCTGTTCAGCCAGATTGGACCAtgcaaaaactgcaaaatgatAATGGAT ACAGCTGGAAACGATCCGTACTGTTTTGTGGAGTTCTATGAGCACCGGCATGCGGCTGCAGCACTGGCTGCTATGAATGGCCGGAAGATAATGGGTAAG GAGGTCAAAGTGAATTGGGCGACGACCCCCAGCAGCCAGAAGAAAGATACCAGCA accATTTCCATGTCTTTGTCGGAGACCTCAGTCCAGAAATTACAACTGAAGAcataaaagcagcttttgcGCCGTTTGGAAGAATATC aGACGCGCGTGTGGTTAAGGACATGGCGACAGGAAAATCTAAAGGATACGGCTTCGTTTCCTTCTTCAATAAATGG GACGCAGAGAACGCGATTCAGCAGATGGGTGGTCAGTGGCTCGGCGGAAGGCAAATCAGAACGAACTGGGCGACAAGAAAACCTCCGGCTCCAAAGAGTACATACGAAT CAAACGCCAAACAACTGTCTTACGACGACGTGGTCAACCAGTCTAGTCCAAGCAACTGCACAGTGTACTGTGGCGGTGTTACTTCGGGACTGACAG AACAGCTAATGCGCCAGACCTTTTCTCCCTTCGGGCAGATCATGGAAATCCGAGTCTTCCCGGATAAAGGCTACTCCTTTGTACG GTTTAATTCTCACGAGAGTGCCGCGCATGCCATCGTTTCCGTCAACGGAACCACCATAGAGGGACACGTAGTGAAGTGCTACTGGGGCAAGGAAACACCAGACATGATCAGTCCTGTCCAGCAG AACCAGATCGGTTACCCGCCGGCGTACGGGCAGTGGGGCCAGTGGTACGGCAATGCCCAGATCGGGCAGTACGTGCCCAATGGCTGGCAGGTCCCTGCCTACGGCATGTACGGGCAAGCGTGGAACCAGCAGGGCTTTAA TCAGACGCAGTCTTCGGCGGCGTGGATGGGCGCCAACTACGGCGTGCAGGCGCCGCAGGGGCAGAACGGGAGTGTGATACCCAACCAGACGGGATACCGCGTGGCGGGCTTCGAAACGCcctga